In one Magallana gigas chromosome 7, xbMagGiga1.1, whole genome shotgun sequence genomic region, the following are encoded:
- the LOC105342259 gene encoding uncharacterized protein C17orf113, whose translation MAGPKEIEAFKKLDEITGKIGCVLGSNLCMVIVIKLLVNKFLNTACYFFIDNFRRTENKDERSRRDTRWLSHDRAVSAVRQCLPALITSLEREASERSDATAAGLSIFVKNPNFIASIYMMSDVLPHLSRLSKSFQKTDVDFTIVDTLVAATQLTLTRLLASYGQHMKALPQVLEELKGYGVKGGPENLTFHDQVYTPYIQNVIENLHDRFPDNPVLEALTLLDPDLLGDDPSEHDWIHQTKLQTLVDKFVSIGTKEDVCSEWEGLKDLLYKECKGLGFRQALHKIVKLGHLYPFMTKFAAFGLVLPVSTADCERCFSCLKRLKTPNLGTEWGRKC comes from the exons ATGGCAGGACCGAAAGAAATTGAggcatttaaaaaattagatgAGATTACTGGTAAAATTGGATGTGTTTTGGGATCAAATCTATGCATGGTAATTGTGATCAAGCTCCTTGTCAATAAATTTCTAAATACTGCATGCTACTTTTTTATAGACAATTTTAGGAGGACAGAAAATAAAGATGAAAGAAGTAGGAGAGACACTCGTTGGTTGTCTCATGACAGGGCTGTTTCAGCAGTCAGACAGTGCTTGCCTGCCCTTATTACAAGTTTAGAGAGGGAAGCAAGTGAGCGATCAGATGCCACAGCAGCTGGTTTaagtatatttgtaaaaaatccAAATTTCATTGCCTCCATCTACATGATGTCAGATGTTCTACCCCATCTATCAAGACTATCAAAGTCTTTCCAG AAAACAGATGTTGACTTCACCATTGTGGACACCCTGGTTGCTGCAACCCAGTTGACCTTGACCAGACTCCTGGCAAGTTATGGACAGCATATGAAGGCCCTACCCCAAGTACTGGAGGAACTTAAGGGATATGGTGTCAAGGGAGGTCCTGAAAACTTAACATTTCATGACCAGGTGTACACCCCctacattcaaaatgtaattgaaaacCTGCATGACAGATTTCCAGACAACCCAGTCCTAGAGGCTCTAACTTTATTGGATCCAGATCTTCTGGGTGATGATCCATCAGAGCATGACTGGATTCATCAAACAAAGCTGCAG ACATTGGTTGATAAATTTGTTTCCATTGGCACAAAGGAGGATGTCTGTTCTGAGTGGGAGGGGCTGAAGGATCTTCTTTACAAGGAATGTAAGGGGCTGGGATTTAGACAAGCCCTTCATAAAATAGTGAAGTTGGGCCATCTGTATCCCTTCATGACAAAGTTTGCTGCTTTTGGACTTGTTCTACCTGTTTCAACAGCAGACTGTGAAAGATGTTTTTCATGCTTGAAAAGACTTAAAACCCCAAACTTAGGAACAGAATGGGGCAGAAAGTGTTAA